The following proteins come from a genomic window of Nostoc sp. ATCC 53789:
- a CDS encoding glycosyltransferase translates to MKVIQALARYFPDKCGGIQVNLNDLLPELRSLLALAERSHDIDILIAAAKLGSPHGDTYKYNDVEVYRYPVFPVPRTQPNHGQFPHGKFEDFANWLSHQKADIYHQHHWEVSCGLPHLRLAKELGLSTVVTIHYPLPLCQRTTLMFNGQQACDGKIDVVRCSQCADSLSKKLPAAMVKGFSYLPEAILGRVPLPVSAYLPASVDEGNLGQFVRPFVIPGYVTARKKSLLEMAKYADRIVAVCDWLYEALLINGIPEKKLVLSRHGISDATQEKSTLVLQQSGTLKVVFLGRWDIYKGIDILVQAVKDLPAVIPIELIIHGIAQDERYRQKIFNLIDNDPRIRIEKQLTRVELPQALANYDILAVPSQWLETGPIVVLEAHEAGLPVIGSNLGGIAELVKHGIDGWLVTANDTKAWTQALERLATDTNLLNKLRQGIKPVRTVNMQAADLATIYKNLQR, encoded by the coding sequence ATGAAAGTAATCCAAGCTCTTGCTCGTTATTTTCCAGATAAATGCGGTGGTATTCAAGTAAACCTCAACGATTTACTGCCAGAATTGCGATCGCTCTTAGCGTTGGCGGAGCGATCGCATGATATTGACATCTTGATAGCAGCCGCCAAATTAGGTTCCCCACATGGTGATACTTACAAGTACAACGATGTAGAAGTTTATCGATATCCTGTATTCCCTGTACCTAGAACACAACCGAATCACGGTCAATTTCCTCATGGAAAATTTGAAGATTTTGCTAATTGGCTATCTCACCAAAAAGCAGACATCTACCATCAGCACCATTGGGAAGTATCTTGTGGATTGCCTCATCTACGTTTGGCAAAAGAATTAGGCTTGTCAACAGTTGTAACAATCCATTATCCTCTACCCTTATGCCAGCGAACTACTTTGATGTTCAATGGACAACAGGCTTGTGATGGCAAAATAGATGTGGTGCGTTGTTCCCAATGTGCTGATAGTTTGAGCAAAAAGCTACCTGCTGCAATGGTCAAAGGTTTTAGCTATCTGCCCGAAGCTATTTTAGGGAGAGTTCCATTGCCTGTAAGTGCCTATCTTCCTGCCTCAGTAGACGAGGGCAACTTAGGACAATTTGTGCGTCCTTTTGTGATCCCTGGTTATGTTACTGCCCGCAAAAAAAGTCTGCTAGAAATGGCAAAATATGCTGACCGCATTGTAGCAGTGTGTGATTGGCTTTATGAAGCTCTACTGATTAACGGCATTCCTGAAAAAAAACTCGTTCTCTCTCGACACGGAATTTCTGACGCTACACAAGAAAAATCAACACTGGTATTACAGCAATCTGGCACTTTAAAAGTAGTTTTTTTAGGACGCTGGGATATATATAAAGGTATTGATATCTTAGTCCAAGCAGTTAAAGATTTACCTGCGGTGATTCCCATTGAATTGATAATTCATGGCATAGCGCAAGATGAACGATATCGCCAAAAAATTTTTAACCTAATTGACAATGACCCCCGAATTCGCATAGAGAAACAACTAACTAGAGTTGAACTTCCCCAGGCTCTAGCCAATTACGACATCCTAGCTGTACCTTCCCAATGGTTAGAAACTGGGCCGATAGTAGTCTTAGAAGCCCATGAAGCCGGCCTCCCTGTAATTGGTTCCAATTTGGGGGGTATTGCCGAACTTGTAAAACATGGCATTGATGGTTGGTTAGTAACTGCTAATGATACTAAAGCTTGGACTCAAGCTCTTGAGCGATTAGCAACAGATACTAATTTACTTAATAAATTGCGCCAAGGTATTAAACCTGTTCGCACAGTAAATATGCAGGCAGCAGATTTAGCAACCATATATAAAAACCTACAACGGTAG